A genomic region of Thermodesulfobium narugense DSM 14796 contains the following coding sequences:
- the rpmC gene encoding 50S ribosomal protein L29: MSYKESEEIKELSSMDVETLEKKLLEARRELFNFRFQQATRQLTSTSKIKDVKRRIARILTLLAEKKRGVR; the protein is encoded by the coding sequence ATGAGCTATAAAGAATCTGAAGAAATTAAAGAACTCTCTTCTATGGATGTTGAGACTTTGGAGAAAAAACTTTTAGAGGCAAGACGTGAGTTGTTTAACTTTAGATTTCAACAAGCAACCAGACAATTGACTAGCACTTCTAAAATAAAAGACGTAAAAAGAAGAATTGCAAGAATTTTAACCCTCTTGGCCGAAAAGAAAAGAGGTGTCAGATAA
- the rplC gene encoding 50S ribosomal protein L3: protein MGKMFMGLVGKKIGMTSYITPSGVIPVTVVQAIKGTVADKRTIEKDGYEAIRVAFQECSERKINKPELGLFKKASIKPHKKIVEFQNSNLNVGDTLDISMFSVGDSINVTGITRGFGTAGTIKRWKFQRGPMSHGSKNIRKIGSTGVGTGMSKIIKGKKMPGHMGNVKRTVKNISVVDLMPEDYLVILKGSIPGHKNSFVILYKGGNA, encoded by the coding sequence ATGGGTAAGATGTTTATGGGTTTAGTTGGAAAGAAAATAGGCATGACGAGTTATATTACACCATCAGGCGTAATACCGGTGACAGTTGTGCAGGCTATAAAGGGAACCGTTGCTGACAAAAGAACGATTGAAAAGGATGGATATGAGGCAATTAGAGTAGCTTTTCAAGAGTGCTCTGAAAGAAAAATAAATAAACCTGAGCTTGGACTTTTTAAAAAAGCTTCTATAAAACCTCATAAAAAGATTGTAGAATTCCAGAACAGCAATTTGAATGTTGGAGATACCTTAGATATATCTATGTTTTCAGTTGGTGACAGCATTAACGTTACAGGAATTACAAGAGGTTTCGGTACTGCTGGTACTATCAAAAGGTGGAAGTTCCAAAGAGGGCCAATGAGCCACGGTTCGAAGAACATTAGGAAAATCGGTTCAACAGGAGTAGGGACAGGAATGAGCAAGATAATAAAAGGAAAGAAAATGCCAGGTCATATGGGCAATGTTAAAAGAACTGTTAAGAACATATCAGTAGTTGATCTTATGCCTGAAGACTATCTGGTAATTCTTAAAGGCTCTATTCCTGGACACAAAAACTCCTTTGTTATTCTGTACAAAGGAGGAAATGCATGA
- the rpsQ gene encoding 30S ribosomal protein S17, whose product MKKRLKGEVISDKMDKTVIVKVIENEKHPLYKKTIKVFAKFKAHDETNACKVGDTVVIEECRPISKEKHWRVVEIVSSKEENNDALRSIET is encoded by the coding sequence ATGAAAAAACGTTTAAAAGGTGAAGTAATTTCAGATAAAATGGACAAAACTGTAATAGTAAAAGTAATCGAAAATGAGAAACACCCACTTTATAAGAAAACCATTAAAGTATTTGCTAAATTCAAAGCACACGATGAGACTAATGCTTGCAAAGTTGGAGATACAGTTGTAATAGAGGAATGTAGGCCAATTAGTAAGGAAAAACATTGGCGTGTCGTTGAAATTGTTTCGAGCAAGGAGGAAAATAACGATGCTTTGCGTTCAATCGAGACTTAA
- the fusA gene encoding elongation factor G yields the protein MKRGFSIEQLRNIGIAAHIDAGKTTTTERILFYSGRIHKVGEVHEGTATMDWMPQERERGITITSAVTTVEWKGCRINIIDTPGHVDFTIEVERSLRVLDGVVVVLSAVEGVQPQSETVWRQATRYEVPRIVFVNKMDRVGADFFRVVADMREKLRAPVVPIQVPMGAEDNFLGVIDIIERKAYMWIGDKSGRDYEVSDVPDEYKKIVEDCREKLVEHVVENDEALLDKYMNGEEISLEEIKTGIRKSTIENKLIPVLCGTAFKNKGIQQLMDAVVDYLPSPSDIPPVKGINPKTEETEIRLPSEDEPIAALAFKIVSDPYVGRLTYIRVYSGEIKAGSYIYNVNKRSKERVARLLQMHANHREEIPAVYAGDLCAVVGLRDTVTGDTLAQEDKPIILESIHVPEPVISVAIEPKTKADQEKLSVALQKLSEEDPTFRVSIDHETGQTIIQGMGELHLEIIIDRLLREFKVEAKIGKPQVSYRETIRQPVKAEGKFIRQSGGRGQYGHVWIELTPTEQGSEFVCENKIVGGAIPKEYIPAVEAGIREAMQSGVLAGYPVVDFKVTIFDGSYHDVDSSEMAFKIAGSMAFKEAMSKAKPVLLEPIMSIEIVVPDDYLGEVLGDINSRRGRIDGMTTRNGVHIINALVPLSEMFGYATDLRSKTQGRGTYTMEFDHYEEVPKNVAEAIIASKKG from the coding sequence ATGAAACGAGGTTTTTCTATTGAACAATTAAGAAATATTGGTATTGCAGCGCATATAGATGCGGGCAAAACTACTACAACTGAAAGGATTCTGTTTTATTCTGGCAGAATCCACAAGGTTGGTGAAGTTCATGAAGGTACTGCAACTATGGACTGGATGCCCCAGGAGAGAGAAAGAGGAATAACGATAACTTCGGCAGTAACTACTGTGGAATGGAAGGGTTGTAGAATTAATATTATTGACACTCCAGGCCACGTGGACTTTACCATCGAAGTAGAACGTTCACTAAGAGTATTAGACGGAGTCGTAGTTGTACTGTCTGCTGTTGAGGGCGTTCAACCCCAATCTGAAACTGTATGGAGACAAGCTACTAGATATGAAGTCCCAAGAATCGTATTTGTAAACAAGATGGATAGGGTAGGAGCGGATTTTTTCAGAGTGGTAGCTGACATGAGAGAAAAGCTTAGGGCTCCAGTGGTTCCTATTCAAGTTCCGATGGGAGCAGAGGATAATTTCTTAGGAGTAATAGATATAATTGAAAGAAAGGCATATATGTGGATTGGAGATAAAAGTGGAAGAGATTATGAAGTTTCCGATGTGCCTGATGAATACAAAAAAATAGTAGAAGATTGTAGAGAAAAACTTGTTGAACACGTTGTGGAAAACGACGAGGCTCTTCTGGACAAATATATGAACGGTGAAGAGATTTCCCTTGAGGAGATTAAAACTGGTATCAGAAAATCTACAATTGAAAATAAGCTTATACCAGTTTTATGTGGAACTGCGTTTAAGAATAAAGGCATTCAGCAGCTTATGGATGCTGTAGTTGACTACTTGCCATCTCCAAGTGATATACCTCCTGTCAAGGGAATCAATCCAAAAACTGAAGAAACCGAAATAAGACTTCCATCGGAAGATGAGCCAATAGCAGCTCTTGCTTTCAAGATTGTGTCGGATCCGTATGTTGGCAGGTTAACATATATAAGGGTATACTCTGGCGAAATAAAAGCAGGTTCTTACATTTACAATGTTAACAAAAGGTCTAAAGAAAGGGTCGCAAGGCTTCTTCAGATGCACGCGAACCATCGAGAAGAGATACCTGCAGTTTATGCTGGAGACCTTTGTGCGGTAGTGGGTCTTAGGGATACTGTTACCGGTGATACACTTGCCCAAGAAGATAAGCCAATAATTTTGGAATCAATTCATGTACCAGAACCTGTTATATCGGTAGCTATAGAGCCCAAGACTAAAGCAGATCAAGAAAAGCTTTCCGTAGCTCTCCAAAAGTTATCCGAAGAAGATCCTACCTTTAGGGTGAGCATTGATCATGAGACGGGTCAAACTATTATTCAGGGAATGGGAGAATTACACCTTGAAATAATTATCGATAGGCTCTTAAGAGAATTCAAAGTAGAAGCAAAGATTGGAAAACCGCAAGTTTCTTATAGGGAAACTATTAGGCAGCCCGTCAAAGCTGAAGGAAAATTTATACGTCAGTCTGGCGGTAGAGGTCAATATGGGCATGTTTGGATAGAACTAACTCCTACTGAGCAGGGTTCTGAATTTGTATGTGAGAACAAGATTGTTGGCGGAGCGATTCCAAAGGAATACATTCCTGCGGTAGAGGCTGGAATAAGAGAAGCTATGCAATCTGGAGTCTTGGCGGGATATCCTGTTGTAGATTTCAAGGTTACAATTTTTGATGGTTCATATCACGATGTAGACTCTTCTGAAATGGCATTCAAGATTGCTGGTTCAATGGCATTTAAAGAAGCTATGTCAAAAGCAAAACCAGTTTTGCTTGAGCCAATTATGAGCATTGAAATTGTAGTTCCAGATGATTATCTTGGTGAAGTTCTTGGAGATATTAATTCTCGAAGAGGTAGGATTGACGGTATGACTACTAGAAATGGCGTACATATTATCAACGCACTTGTACCTCTTTCTGAAATGTTTGGCTATGCAACTGATTTGAGATCCAAGACCCAGGGTAGAGGAACATATACTATGGAATTCGATCACTACGAAGAGGTTCCCAAGAACGTAGCCGAAGCAATTATTGCATCAAAAAAGGGATAG
- the rplN gene encoding 50S ribosomal protein L14 — MLCVQSRLNVADNTGAKKVMIIRIMGKSLGKYAGVGDVVVGVVKVAQPHGMVKKSDIVKAVIVRTHKEIKRPDGSVIRFDDNAAVIIDNQGNPRGTRVFGPVARELRDKNFMKIISLAPEVL, encoded by the coding sequence ATGCTTTGCGTTCAATCGAGACTTAATGTAGCTGATAATACAGGTGCCAAGAAGGTTATGATTATAAGAATAATGGGAAAGAGTTTGGGAAAATATGCTGGAGTAGGAGATGTAGTAGTTGGTGTGGTAAAAGTTGCTCAACCTCATGGTATGGTTAAAAAGTCTGATATTGTTAAGGCTGTTATTGTGAGGACTCATAAAGAGATTAAAAGACCTGATGGTTCTGTAATAAGATTTGATGATAATGCTGCTGTGATAATAGATAACCAAGGAAATCCCCGAGGCACTAGAGTGTTTGGTCCTGTAGCAAGAGAGCTAAGAGACAAAAACTTTATGAAAATTATATCTTTGGCTCCGGAGGTTTTATGA
- the rpsG gene encoding 30S ribosomal protein S7, translating to MPRRGGVKVRQVMPDPVTGSTVVTKIINKIMWDGKKSKAESIMYGALDIVEKTIGEPGVQVLEKAIQNITPILEVRPRRVGGAVYQIPIEVEPRRGLALAIRWIVDAARARTGKSMKENLAQEIIDGYRGTGTGIKKREDMHKMAEANRAFAHYRW from the coding sequence ATGCCTAGACGTGGAGGAGTAAAAGTTAGGCAAGTTATGCCCGATCCTGTTACCGGTAGTACAGTTGTAACTAAAATTATTAATAAAATAATGTGGGATGGGAAAAAGAGCAAAGCGGAAAGTATAATGTATGGAGCACTTGATATAGTAGAAAAAACTATTGGAGAACCTGGAGTACAGGTTTTAGAAAAAGCAATACAAAATATTACCCCGATCTTAGAGGTACGACCAAGGCGTGTTGGCGGTGCTGTATATCAAATACCTATTGAAGTAGAACCGAGAAGAGGTTTGGCTCTTGCAATTAGATGGATTGTGGATGCTGCAAGAGCAAGAACAGGTAAGTCTATGAAGGAAAATCTTGCTCAAGAGATTATAGACGGATATAGAGGTACCGGTACAGGTATTAAAAAGAGAGAAGATATGCATAAGATGGCAGAAGCAAACAGGGCTTTTGCACATTATAGGTGGTAA
- the rplW gene encoding 50S ribosomal protein L23, with amino-acid sequence MFDPYRYVIKPVVTEKSTDLAGKYNQYTFIVSKDANKTSIKMSIEEIFKVKVKDLKIINVKGKPKRMGRNVGLTSSFKKAIITLMPGNKIEIFEGVQ; translated from the coding sequence ATGTTTGACCCATATCGCTATGTAATTAAGCCTGTTGTTACCGAAAAGAGCACGGATTTGGCTGGAAAATACAATCAATATACTTTTATTGTTAGTAAAGATGCTAATAAAACGTCTATTAAGATGTCTATAGAAGAAATTTTCAAGGTTAAGGTAAAGGATCTTAAAATAATTAACGTCAAGGGTAAACCTAAAAGAATGGGAAGAAATGTCGGTTTAACCTCTTCTTTTAAGAAAGCCATAATAACTTTGATGCCGGGAAATAAGATTGAGATCTTTGAAGGCGTTCAATAG
- the rplX gene encoding 50S ribosomal protein L24 codes for MSVIKGDNVLIISGKDKGKQGKIIKSIPDKKMVVVEGANIVTRHTKPSAKGRGGIQKIPAPLFVSKVMLICPKCKKPTRVKHKIDSEGNKHRYCSHCNEVFD; via the coding sequence TTGAGCGTAATAAAGGGCGATAACGTTTTAATAATATCTGGCAAAGATAAAGGCAAACAAGGTAAAATTATCAAATCTATACCAGATAAAAAGATGGTAGTTGTAGAGGGAGCAAATATTGTAACAAGGCACACAAAACCCAGTGCAAAAGGGCGTGGTGGTATCCAAAAAATTCCTGCTCCCCTTTTTGTTTCCAAGGTTATGTTGATTTGTCCTAAATGTAAGAAACCAACAAGGGTCAAACATAAAATTGATTCTGAAGGCAATAAGCATCGTTACTGCTCGCATTGTAATGAAGTGTTTGATTAG
- the rplD gene encoding 50S ribosomal protein L4: MISVYDLEGNKVKEIESNLTGIKDNSHVVYMQVVRELAGMRSGSACTKTRGEVRGGGKKPYAQKHTGRARHGSIRSPIWRKGGITFGPKPRKYSFSLPKKVIKLSRNIALKNLIDQDRFIVVENLSNIEPKAKFASNFVKKLPGENCKSLIVIDDYFENVMRAFANLPNFKIVDVNNLKVADILWSQRVILTPEALECLETWR; this comes from the coding sequence ATGATTTCTGTATATGATTTAGAGGGAAATAAAGTTAAAGAAATTGAATCCAATTTAACTGGTATTAAAGACAATTCGCACGTTGTTTATATGCAGGTTGTAAGAGAATTGGCAGGAATGAGATCTGGCAGCGCTTGCACCAAGACGCGCGGAGAGGTAAGAGGCGGAGGGAAAAAACCTTATGCACAAAAACATACCGGTAGAGCCAGACATGGATCAATTCGATCTCCGATATGGAGAAAGGGCGGAATTACATTTGGGCCAAAACCCAGAAAATATAGTTTTTCCCTGCCTAAAAAAGTTATAAAGCTTTCCAGAAACATTGCACTTAAAAATCTTATTGATCAAGATAGATTTATTGTAGTGGAGAATCTTTCAAATATTGAACCAAAAGCGAAGTTTGCTTCTAATTTTGTAAAAAAACTTCCTGGAGAAAATTGTAAAAGTTTAATAGTTATAGACGATTACTTCGAAAACGTTATGCGCGCTTTTGCAAACCTCCCTAATTTTAAAATAGTTGACGTCAATAATTTAAAGGTAGCCGACATTCTTTGGTCTCAAAGAGTAATTTTGACTCCCGAGGCTTTAGAGTGCCTAGAGACCTGGAGGTGA
- the rpsC gene encoding 30S ribosomal protein S3, producing MGQKVHPNGLRVGITKDHITHWFAPKSNFGPDLVQDFKIRQFIKKELSSAFVSKVLIERRGSKGQEKIKVIVRTARPGMVIGRGGQGREILRKKLVDEFKSNIEVDVEDIPVPDLDAQLIAENVASQIEKRVTFRRAMKQAIFRARRSGAKGIKIMVGGRLGGAEVARSEWLREGRVPLQTLRADIDYGFAEAHTIYGIIGVKVWLYVNDFAEHAKFASPIIPVPASVKHENLPLEEGEIGHDDA from the coding sequence GTGGGTCAAAAGGTACATCCAAATGGGTTAAGAGTTGGAATAACAAAGGATCATATTACACATTGGTTTGCCCCAAAATCTAATTTTGGTCCTGATCTTGTACAAGATTTTAAAATAAGACAATTTATAAAAAAAGAGCTTAGCTCTGCCTTTGTTTCTAAAGTATTGATTGAGAGAAGAGGCTCTAAGGGTCAAGAAAAAATAAAGGTAATAGTAAGAACAGCAAGACCAGGTATGGTAATTGGTCGTGGAGGACAGGGCAGAGAAATATTGAGAAAAAAGCTTGTTGACGAATTCAAGTCTAACATAGAAGTAGACGTGGAGGATATTCCAGTACCAGATCTTGATGCACAGCTAATTGCTGAGAATGTAGCTTCACAAATAGAAAAGCGTGTAACTTTTCGAAGGGCAATGAAACAGGCTATTTTTAGAGCAAGGCGTTCTGGTGCCAAAGGAATAAAGATAATGGTAGGCGGTAGATTAGGCGGAGCTGAAGTGGCAAGAAGTGAGTGGCTTAGAGAAGGAAGAGTGCCCCTTCAGACGCTAAGGGCTGATATAGATTACGGTTTTGCTGAGGCGCACACCATATATGGCATAATTGGAGTTAAGGTATGGCTTTATGTTAACGATTTTGCTGAACACGCAAAATTTGCCTCGCCTATAATACCTGTTCCTGCAAGTGTAAAACATGAGAATTTGCCCTTAGAGGAAGGAGAAATTGGCCATGATGATGCCTAA
- the rpsJ gene encoding 30S ribosomal protein S10 yields the protein MMRQKIRVKIKSYDHRTLDQSVKRIVDTVQRTGAVVHGPIPLPTRRELFCVIRSPHIDKDSQEHFEILTHKRLIDIVDPTPRTMDALRDLDLPAGVDIEVKV from the coding sequence ATAATGCGTCAAAAAATTAGAGTTAAGATAAAGTCATACGATCACAGAACGTTGGACCAGTCGGTAAAAAGGATTGTTGATACTGTTCAAAGAACAGGAGCTGTAGTGCATGGTCCAATTCCGCTTCCTACAAGGCGCGAGCTGTTTTGTGTGATTAGATCTCCTCATATAGACAAGGATTCACAAGAACACTTCGAAATTTTAACTCACAAAAGACTAATCGATATAGTTGATCCTACACCTAGGACTATGGACGCTTTAAGAGACCTAGATCTACCCGCAGGAGTTGATATAGAGGTTAAGGTGTAA
- the rpsS gene encoding 30S ribosomal protein S19 has protein sequence MGRSSKKGPYVHPKLLKKVDEMNRTGEKKVIKVWSRASVIIPEMVGHTFAVHNGKKHVPIYLTEAMVGHRLGEFVPTRTFKGHPGHSAAERS, from the coding sequence ATGGGACGTTCAAGTAAAAAAGGTCCTTATGTCCACCCAAAGCTTTTGAAGAAAGTGGATGAGATGAACAGAACAGGAGAAAAAAAGGTTATAAAAGTGTGGTCAAGAGCTTCTGTTATTATTCCAGAAATGGTTGGTCATACTTTTGCAGTTCATAATGGAAAGAAACACGTTCCGATTTATCTGACTGAGGCTATGGTTGGTCATCGTTTGGGAGAATTTGTCCCAACAAGAACTTTTAAAGGTCATCCTGGTCATAGTGCAGCAGAACGTTCTTGA
- the rplP gene encoding 50S ribosomal protein L16 → MMMPKRTKWRKPHLFHPRRVAKRGKTLLHGDYGLVALEGGFITANQIEATRRVLARSFKKVGKVWIRIFPQLAVTSKPEEVRMGGGKGSPETWVAVVDPGKVMFEVGGGVEPSVAKEALKQAQYKLSIRTKIIEADKGGDNS, encoded by the coding sequence ATGATGATGCCTAAAAGGACAAAATGGAGAAAACCTCATCTTTTTCACCCTAGAAGAGTGGCTAAAAGAGGCAAAACATTGTTGCACGGTGATTATGGTTTGGTTGCTTTAGAAGGTGGTTTTATCACTGCTAACCAAATTGAGGCAACTCGTAGGGTTTTAGCTAGAAGCTTTAAAAAAGTAGGTAAGGTTTGGATTAGAATATTTCCTCAGTTGGCAGTTACCTCTAAACCAGAAGAAGTCAGGATGGGCGGAGGAAAAGGTTCTCCTGAAACTTGGGTAGCTGTAGTAGATCCTGGTAAAGTTATGTTTGAAGTGGGTGGAGGAGTTGAACCATCTGTTGCTAAAGAAGCTCTTAAACAAGCTCAATATAAATTATCTATAAGGACTAAGATTATAGAGGCAGATAAAGGTGGTGACAACTCATGA
- the rpsL gene encoding 30S ribosomal protein S12, with amino-acid sequence MPTINQLVRYEREKLVKKSKSPALQSCPQRRGVCTRVYTTTPKKPNSALRKVARVKLTNGYEVTAYIPGIGHNLQEHSVVLVRGGRVKDLPGVRYHIVRGALDAAGVQNRAQGRSKYGSKKPKK; translated from the coding sequence ATGCCCACAATTAATCAATTAGTTCGATATGAACGAGAAAAACTAGTTAAAAAATCAAAATCACCAGCTTTGCAATCTTGTCCTCAAAGAAGAGGGGTTTGTACAAGGGTTTACACTACCACGCCAAAAAAACCTAACTCTGCACTAAGAAAGGTCGCACGTGTAAAACTTACTAATGGTTACGAAGTAACGGCTTACATACCTGGTATTGGACATAATTTACAAGAACATTCCGTTGTTTTGGTAAGGGGAGGTCGTGTAAAAGATCTTCCTGGTGTTCGTTACCATATTGTAAGAGGGGCTTTAGATGCAGCCGGTGTTCAAAATAGAGCTCAGGGCCGTTCAAAATATGGCTCTAAAAAACCTAAGAAATAA
- the rplB gene encoding 50S ribosomal protein L2: MPVKSYKPYTASRRFMTVSSFDDLSKDRPEKSLIKGLTKTGGRNNFGRITSRFRGGGHKRLYRQIDFKRDKDGIEAKVVSIEYDPNRSARIALLSYKDGEKRYIISPEGLKVGQTVLSGPEADITVGSCLPLKYIPLGTIVHNVEIYPGKGAQLVRSAGAGAQIMSKEGNLVSLRMPSGEVRFVNSNCKATIGQVGNLDHENVSIGKAGRKRWLGRRPHNRGSAMNPVDHPHGGGEGKAPIGHPGPLTPWGKPTLGHKTRKRHKPSDKYILRRRNK; the protein is encoded by the coding sequence ATGCCTGTTAAGAGTTATAAACCATATACAGCAAGCAGAAGATTCATGACTGTTTCTTCTTTTGATGACCTATCAAAAGATAGACCAGAGAAATCGCTTATAAAGGGTTTGACCAAAACCGGAGGGAGAAATAATTTTGGAAGAATTACATCAAGGTTCCGTGGTGGCGGTCATAAACGTTTGTATAGGCAGATCGATTTTAAAAGAGATAAAGATGGAATAGAGGCAAAGGTAGTTTCTATAGAATACGATCCGAACAGAAGTGCAAGGATTGCTCTTCTGAGTTATAAAGATGGTGAAAAGAGATATATTATATCTCCTGAGGGTCTAAAAGTAGGACAAACTGTGCTTTCTGGTCCTGAAGCAGATATAACAGTAGGATCTTGTCTTCCGCTGAAATATATCCCACTTGGTACTATTGTTCATAATGTGGAAATTTATCCCGGGAAAGGCGCTCAGCTAGTTCGTTCTGCAGGAGCAGGTGCACAAATTATGTCTAAAGAAGGTAATCTAGTTAGCTTAAGGATGCCTTCGGGTGAAGTAAGATTTGTCAATAGCAATTGTAAAGCTACTATTGGACAAGTTGGTAATTTGGATCATGAAAACGTTTCTATTGGCAAAGCAGGAAGAAAAAGATGGTTAGGAAGAAGACCTCATAATAGAGGATCGGCAATGAACCCAGTAGATCACCCACATGGTGGTGGAGAAGGCAAGGCTCCTATTGGGCATCCAGGTCCATTAACTCCATGGGGCAAGCCAACTTTGGGCCATAAGACAAGAAAAAGACATAAACCATCAGACAAATATATCCTTCGCAGGAGAAATAAATAA
- the rplV gene encoding 50S ribosomal protein L22 has product MEVRAVSKYVRISPKKVQEIIHLLPGKQVDVALNSLSVMPHKAARILYKVTKSAVANAENNFNLDRKDLIVSKAFADKGPSMKRFTPRAYGRAFPILKRTSHITVVVATAESKQKGGKQ; this is encoded by the coding sequence ATGGAAGTTCGAGCTGTATCAAAATATGTTCGAATATCACCAAAGAAGGTACAAGAAATTATTCATCTGCTTCCTGGCAAGCAAGTTGACGTTGCTTTGAATAGTTTGAGTGTTATGCCTCATAAAGCTGCACGTATTCTTTATAAGGTTACAAAATCCGCTGTAGCAAATGCAGAGAATAATTTCAATCTGGATAGGAAAGATTTAATAGTTTCTAAAGCTTTTGCTGATAAAGGGCCAAGCATGAAAAGATTTACCCCAAGAGCATATGGGCGTGCTTTTCCAATATTGAAAAGAACCTCACATATTACTGTAGTAGTAGCTACTGCTGAATCTAAACAAAAAGGAGGCAAACAATAA
- the tuf gene encoding elongation factor Tu, whose protein sequence is MAKAKFDRTKTHLNVGTIGHIDHGKTTLTAALTMTLAAAGKAQAKRYEDIDSAPEEKARGITINIAHVEYETEKRHYAHVDCPGHVDYIKNMITGAAQMDGAVLVVAANDGPMPQTREHILLARQVGVPSIIVFMNKIDMVDDPELLDLVEMETRDLLSSYEFPGDEIPIIRGSALKAIEALQANSSLQRGQNEWVDKIWELADALDSYIPDPQRDIDKPFIMAIEDVFTITGRGTVVTGRIERGRIKPGDEVEIVGFSMQPKKTVCTSVEMFRKILDEGIAGDNVGCLLRGIDKDEVERGQVLAKPGSIKPFTKFNAEVYVLKKEEGGRHTPFFNGYRPQFYFRTTDVTGTIKLPEGVEMVMPGDNINMLVELISPVAIEEGLRFAIREGGRTVGAGVVTKTLE, encoded by the coding sequence ATGGCAAAAGCGAAATTTGACCGAACAAAGACACACCTTAACGTTGGTACCATTGGTCATATTGATCATGGAAAAACTACTTTGACTGCAGCTCTTACAATGACTCTTGCTGCTGCAGGAAAGGCTCAGGCAAAGAGATATGAGGATATTGACTCTGCTCCTGAGGAAAAGGCAAGAGGCATTACGATTAACATTGCTCACGTTGAGTATGAAACAGAAAAGAGACACTATGCACACGTAGACTGCCCAGGACACGTGGACTACATCAAGAACATGATTACTGGTGCAGCCCAGATGGACGGAGCAGTTCTTGTAGTAGCAGCAAACGATGGGCCAATGCCTCAGACAAGAGAACATATTCTTCTTGCAAGACAGGTAGGAGTGCCATCTATTATAGTCTTTATGAACAAGATTGATATGGTAGATGACCCTGAACTCCTTGATCTAGTAGAGATGGAAACAAGAGACCTTCTCTCTTCTTATGAATTTCCTGGAGACGAAATACCTATAATAAGAGGTTCTGCACTAAAAGCTATTGAAGCCCTTCAAGCAAACAGCTCTCTTCAAAGAGGACAAAATGAATGGGTAGACAAGATATGGGAGCTTGCAGATGCTCTAGACTCCTACATCCCAGACCCACAAAGAGACATAGATAAGCCATTCATCATGGCAATTGAAGACGTCTTCACAATCACAGGTAGAGGAACAGTAGTAACAGGCCGTATTGAAAGAGGCCGCATAAAGCCAGGAGATGAAGTAGAGATAGTAGGATTTTCCATGCAACCAAAAAAGACAGTCTGTACATCTGTAGAGATGTTTAGAAAGATATTAGACGAAGGCATAGCAGGAGACAATGTAGGGTGTCTTCTAAGAGGTATTGACAAGGACGAGGTAGAAAGGGGACAAGTCCTTGCAAAGCCAGGTTCAATCAAGCCCTTCACAAAGTTTAACGCAGAGGTATACGTCCTTAAAAAGGAAGAAGGCGGACGTCATACCCCATTCTTCAACGGATATCGTCCACAGTTCTACTTCAGAACCACAGACGTAACAGGTACAATAAAACTTCCAGAAGGCGTAGAGATGGTAATGCCTGGAGACAACATAAACATGCTTGTAGAGCTTATATCTCCAGTAGCAATTGAAGAAGGACTTCGTTTTGCAATACGTGAAGGCGGCAGAACTGTAGGTGCTGGCGTTGTCACTAAGACACTCGAATAG